One genomic window of Cottoperca gobio chromosome 10, fCotGob3.1, whole genome shotgun sequence includes the following:
- the rack1 gene encoding small ribosomal subunit protein RACK1, giving the protein MTEQMTVRGTLKGHSGWVTQIATTPQYPDMILSASRDKSIIMWKLTRDETNYGIPQRSLLGHSHFVSDVVISSDGQFALSGAWDGSLRLWDLSTGTTTRQFVGHTKDVLSVAFSADNRQIVSGSRDKTIKLWNTLGVCKYTIQDEGHSEWASCVRFSPNSSNPIIVSCGWDRMVKVWNLANCKLKTNHIGHIGYLNTVTVSPDGSLCASGGKDGQAMLWDLNEGKHLYTLESGDTISALCFSPNRYWLCAAAGPSIKIWDLEGKIIVDELRQEVISTNSKAGPPQCTCLAWSADGQTLFAGYTDNLIRVWQVTIGTR; this is encoded by the exons ATGACCGAGCAGATGACAGTGAGGGGTACCCTCAAGGGGCACAGTGGATGGGTCACCCAGATCGCCACGACGCCCCAGTATCCCGACATGATTCTGTCGGCGTCCCGAG acAAGTCTATCATCATGTGGAAGCTGACCCGTGATGAAACCAACTATGGCATCCCCCAGCGCTCCTTGTTGGGCCACTCTCACTTTGTGAGTGATGTGGTCATCTCCTCAGATGGACAGTTTGCCCTGTCCGGTGCCTGGGATGGGAGCCTCCGCCTGTGGGACCTCAGCAC TGGCACCACCACCCGCCAATTTGTTGGACACACCAAGGATGTGTTGAGCGTGGCCTTTTCGGCTGATAACCGCCAGATAGTGTCCGGCTCCCGGGACAAGACCATCAAGTTATGGAACACTCTTGGAGTCTGCAAGTACACCATCCAG GATGAAGGCCATTCTGAGTGGGCGTCTTGCGTGCGCTTTTCTCCCAACAGCAGCAACCCCATCATTGTCTCCTGCGGCTGGGACAGGATGGTCAAG GTATGGAACCTGGCCAACTGCAAGCTGAAGACCAACCACATTGGCCACATTGGCTACCTGAACACAGTGACTGTGTCTCCTGATGGCTCCCTGTGTGCATCCGGTGGAAAG GACGGCCAGGCCATGCTGTGGGACCTGAATGAGGGCAAGCACCTCTACACCCTGGAAAGTGGTGACACCATCAGTGCCCTCTGCTTCAGCCCCAACCGTTACTGGCTGTGTGCCGCCGCTGGCCCCAGTATCAAGATCTGG GATCTGGAGGGCAAGATCATTGTGGATGAgctgagacaggaagtgatcaGCACAAACAGCAAGGCTGGACCCCCACAGTGTACTTGCCTGGCATGGTCTGCTGATGGACAG ACCCTGTTTGCTGGTTACACTGACAACCTGATCAGAGTGTGGCAGGTCACAATTGGAACTCGATAA